Proteins from one Bartonella sp. HY328 genomic window:
- a CDS encoding histidine-type phosphatase — MSSDISKPAREIKTSFGLSKLMVKTLASAAIIGSVLAISAISNQAHAQYVSDDMRTKLAPNFKLDKVVVLMRHGVRPQTNTKKLEENTGRQWPKWIVPDGFLTGHGYAGIVQQSNYMLDTWRAEGLPIANGCPTSKDYFLWASPVQRTVATAQAVGDGMFPGCGVAPQHLKLETDDPLFQAVDLELAQPDPKIVEQQVLAAMGGSPEAAEKKYADDVARLRAAVCGDKSDDCKFLDEKWGFKSEKPGKYKLTGPVSAGSTIAETIRLQYSEGLPLENVAFGNVKNSDDVAKLMVLHAAKYDLVSNTKEIATHGGHVLMGQILNALAAGTADQKTNTYDRLNAPLVVFVGHDTNISQIQTIVDANWHLGNYPANDIPPGGMLIFKRYYDDVNKVYAINVSFAARSLDQWRNLTELNGDNAPLSQDFGNASCIKDKEQQLCRLDQFIERNNAQIQQFEHKIDLYK; from the coding sequence ATGTCATCTGATATTTCAAAACCTGCTCGTGAGATAAAAACATCCTTTGGTTTATCTAAGCTGATGGTAAAAACACTAGCAAGCGCAGCTATTATTGGTAGTGTCCTTGCAATATCGGCAATCAGCAACCAAGCTCATGCGCAATATGTTAGTGATGATATGCGCACTAAACTTGCGCCCAATTTTAAATTAGATAAGGTGGTGGTTTTAATGCGCCATGGCGTTAGGCCGCAAACCAACACCAAAAAGCTTGAAGAAAATACTGGCCGTCAATGGCCAAAATGGATTGTACCCGATGGCTTTTTAACTGGCCATGGCTATGCTGGCATTGTTCAGCAATCGAACTATATGCTTGATACATGGCGAGCTGAAGGCTTGCCTATTGCCAATGGCTGCCCAACTTCTAAAGACTATTTTTTATGGGCAAGCCCAGTGCAAAGAACAGTTGCCACAGCGCAAGCAGTTGGGGATGGCATGTTTCCAGGTTGCGGTGTTGCCCCTCAACATTTAAAGCTTGAAACAGATGACCCGCTTTTCCAAGCCGTTGATTTAGAGCTTGCCCAACCTGATCCTAAAATCGTTGAACAACAGGTCCTTGCTGCGATGGGTGGCTCACCAGAAGCGGCAGAAAAAAAATATGCTGATGATGTTGCCCGTTTAAGAGCCGCGGTATGCGGCGATAAAAGCGATGATTGTAAATTTCTTGATGAAAAATGGGGCTTTAAAAGTGAAAAGCCGGGCAAGTATAAATTAACTGGCCCGGTATCAGCTGGTAGCACCATTGCCGAGACGATCCGCCTACAATATAGCGAAGGCTTGCCCTTGGAAAATGTTGCCTTTGGCAATGTTAAAAATTCTGACGATGTTGCAAAATTAATGGTTTTGCATGCCGCAAAATATGATCTTGTTAGCAATACGAAAGAAATTGCAACCCATGGTGGCCATGTTTTAATGGGGCAAATCTTAAATGCATTAGCGGCAGGGACTGCAGATCAAAAAACAAACACCTATGATCGCCTCAACGCACCTTTGGTGGTTTTTGTAGGCCATGATACCAATATATCACAAATCCAAACCATTGTGGATGCCAATTGGCATCTTGGTAATTATCCAGCCAATGACATTCCACCCGGCGGCATGCTTATTTTTAAGCGTTATTATGATGATGTCAATAAAGTCTATGCCATCAATGTTTCATTTGCGGCACGCTCGCTTGATCAATGGCGCAACTTGACTGAGCTTAATGGCGATAATGCTCCATTATCACAAGATTTTGGCAACGCATCTTGTATAAAAGATAAAGAACAACAACTTTGCCGTCTTGATCAATTTATTGAACGTAACAATGCCCAAATCCAACAATTTGAACATAAAATTGATCTTTATAAGTAA
- a CDS encoding error-prone DNA polymerase: MVAIFEMVTRSNYSFLQGASHPHELIEEAAKLGYSGIGLADINSLAGIIRGLTAARKIQQENPDFRYFVGCRLQFTDNMPDLIVYPRDRAAYGQLCRLLSEGKMRSQIKGQCHISWADFCFRARFFQIITIAPATIPTIKEIETLKSQLLLIVNAAPRQVWLALDMAYMGSDQRRAAKLLTLSQQVNIPLIATTDILYHRSERRPLQDVLTAICLHTSLDEAGYQLAKNAERHMKPIIELQRIYRNYADSLLAQQDFVTPIHFSLDEISYSYPDEPVPQGKDPQNYLSDLTWQGANERYKNAIPDKITAIIQKELTLIDELNYAPYFLTVYDIVSFAKKQGILCQGRGSAANSAICYCLGITNVNPNEIDLLFERFISKARDEPPDIDVDFEHERREEVMQYIYRRYGLEKAAIVATVISYRARSAIRDVCKVLSLGEDISNAIAGTIWGSHGGEAKGEHIQKAGLDPDNPRIYLALQLVGELIGFPRHLSQHVGGFVLSRERLDEIVPIGPAAMENRTFIEWDKDDIDEIKLMKVDVLSLGMLTMIRKAFISLKQFYHINHGLYTLPANDEQTYAMLQKGDSIGVFQVESRAQINMLPRLRPQNFYDLVIQVAIVRPGPIQGDMVHPYLRRRNGQEQVSFPSPDPAFGPKDELKQVLNKTLGVPLFQEQAMRIAIDAAGFSPDEANDLRRAMATFRRTGKLSSLGGKMIGGMVKRGYDIGFAQNCFKQIEGFGEYGFPESHAASFAHLVYVSAFLKCHYPDVFACALLNSQPMGFYAPAQIIRDAREHGVMIKPIDINLSFWDNHLEKKDAKQSQQCFFPVRLGFRQINGFSRQWAEIIAKNRQENGDFHSIEEMHHRLALPRRAYNLLADADCFRSLNLDRRESLWATRRLPDDETLPLFKQVNAQDIGMEEKTILPVMELSEQVIADYETTRLSLKAHPVSFLRANLAKRQVIDCVSATQNCNHGTRVKICGIVTVRQRPGSAKGVVFLTIEDESGIANIVVWTKVLAQFRREVMSAKLIEVHGHVERDASSGVVHVVAKKIIDQTSELLNLAQMPERFTDNDNNNARHPRQVRILPKSRDFH; encoded by the coding sequence ATGGTTGCAATTTTTGAAATGGTCACACGCAGCAATTATTCATTTTTGCAAGGCGCATCCCACCCCCATGAGCTGATTGAGGAAGCTGCAAAGCTTGGATATAGCGGCATTGGCCTTGCCGATATTAATAGTCTTGCCGGAATTATTCGTGGCTTGACCGCAGCACGCAAAATACAGCAAGAAAATCCAGATTTTCGCTATTTTGTCGGCTGCCGCTTGCAATTTACCGATAATATGCCGGATTTAATTGTTTATCCGCGTGACCGTGCAGCCTATGGCCAGCTTTGCCGCTTATTAAGTGAAGGAAAAATGCGCTCACAAATCAAAGGGCAGTGCCATATTAGCTGGGCAGATTTTTGCTTTCGCGCGCGGTTTTTCCAAATTATTACGATTGCACCAGCAACCATTCCCACTATTAAAGAGATTGAAACTTTAAAAAGCCAATTATTGCTAATTGTCAATGCTGCACCAAGGCAAGTTTGGCTTGCTCTTGATATGGCCTATATGGGCAGCGATCAAAGGCGGGCGGCTAAATTACTGACCCTTAGCCAACAGGTAAATATTCCGCTCATTGCCACGACAGATATTCTTTATCATCGTAGCGAGCGCAGACCATTGCAAGATGTTCTTACCGCAATTTGCTTACATACAAGTCTTGATGAAGCTGGCTATCAGCTTGCTAAAAATGCTGAAAGACATATGAAGCCGATAATCGAATTGCAGCGAATTTACCGCAATTATGCTGATAGTCTTTTAGCGCAACAAGACTTTGTTACGCCCATTCATTTTTCACTCGATGAAATTTCCTATAGCTATCCTGATGAGCCAGTGCCACAAGGCAAAGATCCGCAAAACTATTTAAGCGATCTTACTTGGCAAGGCGCAAATGAGCGTTATAAAAATGCAATTCCAGATAAAATTACTGCCATTATTCAAAAAGAACTTACTTTAATTGATGAACTTAATTACGCACCTTATTTTTTAACTGTTTATGATATTGTTTCTTTTGCAAAAAAACAGGGCATTTTATGCCAAGGGCGCGGATCGGCGGCCAATTCTGCCATCTGCTATTGCCTTGGTATCACCAATGTTAATCCCAATGAAATAGATCTCTTGTTTGAGCGTTTTATTTCAAAAGCACGCGATGAACCTCCCGATATTGATGTTGATTTTGAGCATGAGCGGCGTGAAGAAGTGATGCAATATATTTACCGCCGTTATGGTTTAGAAAAAGCAGCCATAGTTGCAACTGTTATTAGCTATCGCGCACGAAGTGCAATTAGAGACGTGTGTAAAGTTCTAAGCCTTGGTGAAGATATATCCAATGCTATTGCCGGTACGATATGGGGATCTCATGGCGGAGAGGCCAAAGGCGAGCATATACAAAAAGCTGGTCTTGATCCTGATAATCCGCGTATTTACCTTGCCTTACAACTTGTTGGTGAGCTGATTGGGTTTCCGCGCCATTTATCGCAGCATGTTGGTGGCTTTGTTTTATCTCGTGAACGCCTTGATGAAATTGTACCCATTGGCCCTGCCGCTATGGAAAATCGCACTTTTATTGAATGGGATAAGGATGATATTGACGAAATTAAACTGATGAAAGTAGATGTTTTGTCTCTTGGTATGCTAACCATGATCCGTAAGGCTTTTATATCGTTAAAGCAGTTTTACCACATCAATCATGGTCTTTACACTTTACCAGCCAATGATGAACAAACATATGCCATGCTACAAAAAGGCGACTCCATCGGCGTCTTTCAGGTAGAAAGCCGCGCGCAAATAAATATGTTGCCACGTCTTAGGCCACAAAATTTTTATGATTTGGTTATTCAAGTTGCCATCGTCCGACCTGGCCCCATTCAGGGCGACATGGTGCATCCTTATTTACGCCGCCGCAATGGGCAAGAGCAAGTTTCCTTCCCGTCCCCCGATCCGGCTTTTGGCCCAAAGGACGAATTAAAACAAGTATTAAATAAAACTCTTGGGGTTCCGCTTTTTCAAGAGCAGGCGATGCGTATTGCTATTGATGCGGCTGGATTTTCCCCTGATGAAGCCAATGATTTACGCCGCGCCATGGCAACCTTTCGCCGCACGGGTAAATTAAGCAGTCTTGGCGGCAAGATGATTGGCGGCATGGTAAAGCGTGGCTATGATATTGGTTTTGCTCAAAACTGCTTTAAACAAATTGAAGGCTTTGGCGAATATGGCTTTCCCGAAAGTCATGCAGCAAGCTTTGCCCATCTTGTTTACGTTTCGGCATTTTTAAAATGCCATTATCCTGACGTCTTTGCCTGCGCTTTATTAAATTCGCAGCCGATGGGATTTTATGCACCAGCGCAAATTATCCGCGATGCAAGAGAGCATGGTGTGATGATTAAGCCGATTGATATCAATCTTTCCTTTTGGGATAATCATTTGGAAAAAAAGGACGCAAAACAATCCCAGCAATGTTTTTTTCCCGTACGTTTAGGCTTTCGGCAAATTAACGGATTTTCACGACAATGGGCAGAAATCATTGCAAAAAACCGGCAAGAAAACGGTGACTTTCATTCCATTGAAGAAATGCATCACCGTCTTGCTCTGCCACGGCGCGCCTATAATCTTTTAGCCGATGCCGATTGTTTCCGCTCGCTCAATCTTGATCGACGTGAAAGCCTATGGGCAACGCGGCGCTTACCCGATGATGAAACCTTGCCGCTGTTTAAACAAGTAAATGCTCAAGATATTGGTATGGAAGAAAAAACAATATTGCCAGTGATGGAACTAAGTGAACAGGTGATTGCCGATTATGAAACCACACGCCTATCGCTAAAAGCCCATCCGGTTAGTTTTTTGCGAGCCAATTTGGCAAAAAGGCAAGTTATTGATTGTGTAAGCGCTACACAAAATTGTAACCATGGTACAAGAGTTAAAATTTGCGGCATTGTAACCGTGCGGCAAAGACCTGGCAGCGCAAAAGGCGTAGTATTTTTAACCATTGAGGACGAAAGCGGCATTGCCAATATCGTGGTGTGGACAAAAGTTTTGGCGCAATTTCGCCGCGAGGTGATGAGTGCAAAATTAATCGAGGTGCATGGTCATGTTGAGCGTGATGCGTCATCAGGCGTGGTGCATGTGGTGGCGAAGAAAATTATTGACCAAACAAGTGAGCTGTTAAATCTTGCCCAGATGCCCGAGCGCTTCACTGATAATGATAATAATAACGCACGCCATCCACGACAGGTACGCATTTTGCCGAAATCGCGTGATTTCCATTAG
- a CDS encoding Y-family DNA polymerase: MTKPLVNRLYLALYFPYLPTNRITRSRQKNTPVKSENNALALISRQASGLVITAINRQAAAKGLYIGQSMSEAKAIFPEFEVQMSEPHKDNACLKWLAEAAERFTPLIAYNLPFGLMLDITGCDHLFGGAKNMLDRIIEFYQNLGFETKAAITTTPHAARIFARFGKGGIIEKQNLAPTLDIMPLKALELEEAIYHDLTKAGFKTIGAIRNLKPAALNARFGAVPVTKLQLLYGQKHHPISPITPKPLCYKIGRLNDPVMNEDQMIVVLEPLAQDFCKKLRDRGEGAKLIHIAFFRVDGARQIIAIETSKPLNEAAQLMRLIKERLTSLATPLDIGYGFDAFAFAALECEKIIAVEQNLFVKSQDNSEITSFIDRLSTRLGHNQVLRLELHQSHIPEKAFAWQPALYAGKVKTDHFDEAMFFAQNQEAAERPCRIFVPPQPIDVVAAVPDSPPASFRWRRVLHRIRLAEGPERIGAEWWKNSAPTRDYYRVEDEIGRRFWIFRYGLYSEKSSPKWFLHGLFA, encoded by the coding sequence ATGACAAAACCTTTAGTGAACCGACTTTATCTCGCCCTTTATTTTCCATACCTACCAACCAATCGGATCACGCGTTCAAGGCAAAAAAACACGCCAGTTAAGAGTGAAAACAATGCCTTGGCTTTAATTAGCCGTCAGGCATCGGGGCTAGTTATCACCGCCATTAACCGGCAGGCAGCAGCAAAAGGACTTTATATTGGCCAAAGCATGAGCGAAGCTAAAGCCATTTTTCCAGAGTTTGAAGTACAAATGAGCGAGCCGCATAAGGATAATGCTTGTTTAAAATGGCTGGCCGAAGCGGCAGAGCGTTTTACGCCGCTTATTGCCTATAATCTTCCCTTTGGTTTAATGCTCGATATTACTGGTTGCGATCATCTTTTTGGTGGCGCAAAAAATATGCTTGATAGAATTATAGAATTTTATCAAAATTTGGGGTTTGAAACCAAAGCCGCTATCACGACGACACCCCATGCTGCACGTATTTTTGCGCGTTTTGGCAAGGGTGGAATTATTGAAAAGCAAAATTTAGCTCCTACACTTGATATAATGCCACTTAAAGCCTTAGAGCTTGAGGAGGCAATTTATCATGACTTGACCAAGGCTGGCTTTAAAACAATTGGTGCAATACGCAATTTAAAACCCGCTGCATTAAATGCCCGATTTGGCGCAGTACCAGTTACTAAATTACAATTACTCTATGGGCAAAAACATCACCCCATTTCACCCATTACGCCTAAACCTTTATGCTATAAAATTGGTCGCCTTAATGATCCCGTGATGAACGAAGATCAGATGATTGTCGTATTAGAACCGCTAGCACAAGATTTTTGTAAAAAATTGCGTGATCGCGGTGAAGGTGCAAAACTTATCCATATTGCATTTTTCAGAGTTGATGGTGCACGGCAAATCATTGCCATTGAAACAAGTAAGCCCTTAAATGAAGCGGCGCAATTGATGCGGCTAATTAAAGAACGACTTACATCTTTGGCAACGCCACTGGATATTGGTTATGGTTTTGATGCTTTTGCTTTTGCAGCTCTTGAATGTGAAAAAATTATTGCAGTGGAGCAAAATCTATTTGTAAAATCCCAAGATAATAGTGAAATTACTAGCTTTATTGACAGACTTTCAACTCGTTTAGGCCATAATCAGGTTTTACGTCTTGAGCTTCACCAAAGCCATATCCCCGAAAAAGCCTTTGCATGGCAACCTGCGCTTTATGCCGGCAAGGTAAAAACAGATCATTTTGATGAGGCAATGTTTTTTGCCCAAAATCAAGAGGCCGCAGAACGCCCCTGCCGCATTTTTGTGCCGCCGCAACCGATTGATGTCGTGGCTGCCGTTCCCGATAGCCCACCTGCCTCTTTTCGTTGGCGGCGTGTTTTACACCGTATCCGCCTTGCTGAAGGGCCGGAGCGTATTGGTGCAGAATGGTGGAAAAATTCTGCACCCACCCGTGATTATTATCGGGTGGAAGATGAAATTGGCCGGCGTTTTTGGATTTTTCGCTATGGACTTTACAGCGAAAAATCTTCGCCAAAATGGTTTTTGCATGGCCTATTTGCTTAA
- a CDS encoding ImuA family protein — protein sequence MDQANLNKLRQQIAKMEGRPAAQILSNNQIDHFHKADANYNHQSLNNVEFTHFCLGLSEADEIIKPILRGSLHEIVPAPSHWQAAYGFVLALILRANKGPSLQPLIWIEDDGILFEYGGLNPYGIIAMGLDPSQLILIRCAHLTDVLKAGDDALQLKNISGVVLSLSDSCKALDFTTSRRLHLASEKNNIPAFMLMAKNAPKTSSAFTRWRIASGQSISSGAMAPGAPFFDVELIRNRSGGIGHWSMEWNFHDKTFSEPTLSRPLFSIPTNQSDHAFKAKKHAS from the coding sequence ATGGATCAAGCTAATTTAAACAAATTGCGTCAGCAAATTGCCAAAATGGAAGGCCGTCCAGCTGCGCAGATTTTATCAAATAATCAAATAGACCATTTCCATAAAGCGGATGCAAATTATAATCATCAAAGCCTAAATAATGTTGAATTTACCCATTTTTGTTTAGGTTTAAGTGAAGCAGATGAGATTATAAAGCCAATTTTGCGTGGATCATTACATGAAATTGTCCCTGCCCCATCTCATTGGCAAGCCGCTTATGGTTTTGTGTTAGCTTTAATTTTACGTGCCAATAAAGGTCCAAGCTTACAACCGCTGATCTGGATTGAAGATGATGGCATTTTGTTTGAATATGGTGGTTTAAATCCCTATGGCATTATTGCTATGGGGCTTGACCCTTCGCAATTAATCCTTATCCGCTGCGCCCATTTAACCGATGTTTTAAAAGCTGGTGATGACGCACTACAATTAAAAAATATTAGCGGTGTTGTTTTAAGCCTATCAGATAGTTGCAAAGCATTGGATTTTACCACCAGCCGTCGTCTGCATCTTGCCAGTGAAAAAAACAATATTCCAGCTTTCATGCTTATGGCCAAAAACGCCCCCAAAACCAGCAGTGCTTTTACACGTTGGCGCATAGCAAGTGGCCAATCAATCTCATCGGGAGCAATGGCACCCGGTGCGCCTTTTTTTGATGTTGAACTTATTCGTAACCGCTCTGGCGGCATTGGCCATTGGTCTATGGAATGGAACTTTCATGACAAAACCTTTAGTGAACCGACTTTATCTCGCCCTTTATTTTCCATACCTACCAACCAATCGGATCACGCGTTCAAGGCAAAAAAACACGCCAGTTAA
- a CDS encoding DUF2938 domain-containing protein — MNDFDLFFSIIIIGIGATLIMDLWALFLKKIFAISSLDYRLVGRLIGHMRHGQLSHNNILKSQPIAGEKILGWFSHYLIGIIFAAILIYFTGKNWLQHPSLWPALVMGLISTVMPFFIMQPAFGFGFAANKTPQPFIARVKSLNAHLSFGLGLYIAALIFLPLYLH, encoded by the coding sequence ATGAATGACTTTGATTTATTTTTTTCAATCATAATTATTGGCATCGGTGCAACATTGATTATGGATTTATGGGCATTATTTTTAAAAAAAATATTTGCTATTTCATCTCTTGATTATCGTTTAGTTGGCCGCTTAATTGGTCATATGCGCCACGGCCAATTAAGCCACAATAATATTTTAAAAAGCCAACCGATCGCGGGCGAAAAAATATTAGGATGGTTTTCTCATTATCTTATAGGCATTATTTTTGCAGCAATTTTAATCTATTTTACTGGTAAAAACTGGCTACAACACCCAAGCCTTTGGCCTGCTTTAGTCATGGGCTTGATAAGTACAGTCATGCCTTTTTTTATCATGCAACCAGCATTTGGTTTTGGCTTTGCAGCCAATAAAACCCCGCAACCTTTTATAGCTCGTGTTAAAAGTTTAAATGCGCATTTATCATTTGGCTTAGGTCTTTATATTGCAGCTTTAATATTTCTACCTCTATATCTACATTAA
- a CDS encoding ArsR/SmtB family transcription factor, with product MTKIELIYMEKMADIAKTLGHSHRLSLLNHIAQAERSVEVLAELCHLSIANASQHLQHLRRAGFVKTRREGKNIHYRLGDGPINGLLLSLRDYVEFQQVAMQQVINDSISKLSKLEAVSIEQLLADMHDQSIVVLDVRSHEEYTSGHLVGAINIPTAELGQRLSELPLKSYIVAYCRGPYCVLSTEAVRMLNSKGYKAKRLAAGFPEWKAAGLPIG from the coding sequence ATGACGAAAATTGAGCTTATATATATGGAAAAAATGGCTGATATTGCAAAAACTTTAGGGCATAGCCATCGTTTAAGTTTATTGAACCATATTGCTCAAGCAGAACGTTCCGTTGAGGTTTTGGCAGAGCTTTGCCATTTGTCTATTGCCAATGCATCGCAGCATTTACAACATTTGCGTCGAGCTGGTTTTGTTAAAACCCGTCGCGAGGGTAAAAATATTCATTACCGTTTGGGCGATGGACCAATAAATGGCCTTTTATTGTCTCTACGTGATTATGTTGAGTTCCAGCAAGTGGCTATGCAGCAAGTTATCAATGATAGTATCAGTAAACTTTCTAAGTTAGAAGCTGTTTCGATTGAACAATTATTGGCTGATATGCATGATCAAAGCATCGTGGTTTTGGATGTGCGCTCACATGAAGAATATACAAGCGGCCATTTGGTTGGCGCGATCAATATTCCAACGGCTGAACTAGGACAACGCTTATCAGAATTACCGCTTAAGAGTTATATTGTCGCTTATTGTCGTGGGCCTTATTGTGTTTTATCGACTGAGGCAGTGCGTATGCTCAATTCTAAGGGATATAAGGCGAAGCGTTTAGCTGCTGGATTTCCCGAATGGAAAGCAGCAGGCTTACCCATAGGATAA
- the hrcA gene encoding heat-inducible transcriptional repressor HrcA encodes MSSVFDTMGLGEMDERSREIFRRIVESYLTDGEPVGSRNLSRNLTSSLSPATIRNVMSDLEQSGLIYAPHISAGRMPTELGLRFFVDAFMEVGDLPANERKHIEEQVHAAGSSQSVEQFLTEASQVLSGLSRGAGLVLATKSDGSLKHIEFVRLDPRRALVVLVNQNGEVENRIVELPEGVTHSQLAEASNYLNAHIKGRSLNEVRDDIARERDETRANLDTLSQQLVDNGLAVWGGVSADMPARLIVRGRANLLEDIHAKEDIERLRNLFDDLETRDGMVQLLDLAEEASGVRIFIGSENKLFSLSGSSVVVAPFRDSNEKVIGALGVIGPTRLNYARIVPMVDYTAQLVSRLLR; translated from the coding sequence ATGTCATCGGTTTTTGATACAATGGGATTGGGTGAAATGGATGAGCGCTCTCGCGAGATTTTTCGCCGCATTGTTGAAAGCTATTTAACCGATGGAGAGCCGGTAGGCTCACGTAATTTATCTCGCAATTTAACCTCGTCCTTATCGCCAGCTACTATTCGCAATGTCATGAGCGATTTGGAACAATCAGGCCTTATTTATGCACCGCATATTTCCGCCGGTCGCATGCCAACTGAGCTTGGCTTACGTTTTTTTGTTGATGCTTTTATGGAAGTTGGTGATTTACCAGCCAATGAACGCAAACATATTGAAGAGCAAGTGCATGCTGCAGGTTCCAGCCAGTCGGTTGAACAATTTTTAACCGAGGCAAGCCAAGTGCTTTCTGGTTTATCGCGCGGCGCGGGGCTTGTTTTAGCAACTAAATCCGATGGATCATTAAAGCATATTGAATTTGTGCGCCTTGATCCGCGCCGCGCTTTAGTTGTACTGGTTAATCAAAATGGCGAGGTTGAAAACCGTATCGTAGAATTGCCAGAAGGCGTTACCCATTCACAATTAGCGGAAGCCAGTAATTACCTTAATGCCCACATTAAGGGACGAAGCTTAAACGAAGTGCGTGATGATATTGCCCGTGAACGTGATGAAACACGTGCCAATCTCGATACGCTTTCCCAGCAATTGGTCGATAATGGCCTTGCAGTTTGGGGCGGCGTCAGTGCTGATATGCCAGCGCGCCTTATTGTGCGCGGCCGCGCAAATTTATTAGAAGATATTCACGCCAAGGAAGATATTGAGCGTTTACGCAATTTGTTTGATGATTTGGAAACCCGCGATGGCATGGTGCAATTGCTTGACCTTGCCGAGGAAGCATCGGGCGTGCGTATTTTTATCGGCTCTGAAAATAAATTATTTTCCCTATCAGGTTCATCGGTGGTGGTTGCTCCTTTTCGTGATAGCAATGAAAAGGTCATTGGTGCTTTAGGCGTTATTGGCCCAACACGCCTTAATTATGCGCGCATTGTGCCGATGGTTGATTATACCGCGCAACTTGTCTCACGCTTATTGCGTTAA
- the rph gene encoding ribonuclease PH: MRHSNRSNDQMRPISFERGVNKHAEGSCLVKFGDTHVLCTASLEERVPGWMRNTGKGWITAEYGMLPRSTNDRMRREASSGKQGGRTLEIQRLIGRSLRAVVDLQALGEMQITVDCDVLQADGGTRTAAITGGFIALYDCFALMEKRQIVRVERVLKDHVAAISCGIIGGEPMIDLDYNEDSTAGTDANFVMTGKGGIVEIQGTAEGEPFSQDQFDSLLKLARNGINQLVELQKQAIAKV; encoded by the coding sequence ATGCGTCATTCCAACCGTTCCAATGATCAAATGCGACCAATTTCTTTTGAACGGGGGGTCAATAAACACGCTGAAGGCTCATGTTTGGTTAAATTTGGCGATACTCATGTTTTATGTACGGCAAGCTTGGAAGAGCGCGTTCCTGGTTGGATGCGTAATACGGGTAAAGGTTGGATAACAGCTGAATATGGCATGTTGCCACGTTCAACCAACGACCGCATGCGCCGTGAAGCGTCATCAGGTAAGCAAGGTGGTCGCACACTTGAAATTCAGCGTCTTATTGGCCGCTCATTGCGCGCTGTTGTTGATTTGCAAGCCTTGGGTGAAATGCAAATTACCGTTGATTGCGATGTATTGCAGGCTGATGGCGGCACTCGTACCGCTGCTATTACCGGTGGCTTCATCGCACTTTATGATTGCTTTGCTTTGATGGAAAAACGCCAGATCGTTCGCGTCGAGCGCGTATTGAAAGATCATGTTGCAGCAATTAGCTGTGGCATTATTGGCGGCGAGCCAATGATTGATCTTGATTATAATGAAGATTCAACCGCTGGAACAGACGCCAATTTTGTGATGACTGGTAAGGGCGGTATTGTTGAAATTCAAGGCACTGCTGAAGGTGAGCCTTTCTCACAAGACCAGTTCGACAGTCTTTTAAAGCTTGCCCGTAATGGCATCAACCAATTGGTTGAATTGCAAAAACAGGCAATTGCTAAAGTTTAA
- a CDS encoding non-canonical purine NTP pyrophosphatase, whose amino-acid sequence MRTLDTKDIIVATHNAGKVKEIAELIGPFGFHTKSAGELGLPEPVETGTTFEQNAYIKAFAAAKATGLPALSDDSGLEVDSLNKEPGVYTADWAIQADGSRDFAHAMQKVETALHKKGAVRDEQRHGRFVSVLCLAWPDGHAEYFRGEIEGIIVWPPRGDQGFGYDPIFQPEGFDTTFGEMSATQKHGWKKGDSEALSHRARAFKLFAENMLED is encoded by the coding sequence ATGCGTACATTAGATACAAAAGATATTATTGTTGCCACTCATAATGCTGGCAAGGTAAAGGAAATTGCCGAGCTTATTGGTCCATTTGGCTTTCATACCAAATCAGCCGGAGAGCTTGGTTTACCTGAGCCTGTTGAGACGGGCACCACTTTTGAGCAAAATGCCTATATCAAAGCATTTGCTGCCGCCAAAGCGACTGGCTTGCCAGCCTTGTCAGATGATTCTGGTTTAGAAGTTGATAGCCTTAATAAAGAGCCAGGTGTCTATACGGCTGATTGGGCTATTCAAGCCGATGGTAGCCGTGATTTTGCTCATGCTATGCAAAAGGTGGAAACTGCCTTGCATAAAAAAGGCGCAGTGCGTGATGAGCAACGTCATGGCCGCTTTGTGAGTGTGCTTTGCCTTGCTTGGCCTGATGGTCATGCCGAATATTTCCGTGGGGAAATTGAAGGCATAATTGTTTGGCCACCGCGTGGTGATCAAGGTTTTGGCTATGATCCAATTTTTCAGCCCGAAGGTTTTGATACCACTTTTGGTGAAATGTCGGCCACCCAAAAACATGGTTGGAAAAAAGGTGATAGTGAAGCGCTGTCACACCGTGCCCGTGCCTTTAAACTTTTTGCCGAAAATATGCTGGAAGATTAA